The following proteins are co-located in the Limanda limanda chromosome 5, fLimLim1.1, whole genome shotgun sequence genome:
- the LOC133001491 gene encoding gastrula zinc finger protein XlCGF26.1-like, producing MEMSTILSFRQFINERLHTAAEDIFGCFEATVAKYEDEIGRQRRLLDVTLKPVVKLQRIELPQRHVCIKEEFPADLLERNPSPDQEEPEPPQIKEQQEEHCIELPEQHFLNEEEFPSDQQLWNLERNPILEQEEPEPPQIKEEEEHCISLAVEQLVLKQEDQDNLLLNPTFMESDHSEPETSDHQLLSHCSAQSQDLKGDKHGNSKSVSNAEQASEKGHHVITRAKGRTSPSNLACSTTMSKIVPNICKSKKGFQCDTCGKVFKWKSGLNGHLKLHTDERPHLCRTCGKRFSYKSALKTHVRVHTGENLHSCKLCEKSFTTSTTLKIHKRTHTGEKPFSCKTCGRSFSERNTLKGHERTHTGEKPFSCKTCGKSFSERSTLQRHKRIHTGEKPFSCQTCGRSFIQRNHLQRHERTHTGEKPFSCKTCGRSFSLKRNLQVHERTHTGKKPFSCKTCGKSFKHLNNMQEHERMHTGEKPFSCKTCGRSFIQRYQLQVHERTHTGETPFTCKTCEKRFKWGSSLKVHMRSHKGEESYLCTTCGERFFIKSLLTKHLITHT from the exons ATGGAAATGTCAACAATCCTGAGTTTCAGACAGTTTATCAACGAgaggttacacactgctgctgaagacatATTTGGATGTTTTGAAGCGACTGTCGCAAAGTACGAGGATGAGATCGGTCGTCAGCGCAGACTGCTGGATGTAACTTTGAAACCTGTagtaaagctgcagagaatag agctcccacagcGACATGTCTGTATCAAggaagagtttcctgctgacctgctggagaggaaccccagtccagaccaagaggagccagaacctccacagattaaggagcagcaggaggagcactgcatcg AGCTCCCAGAGCAACATTTTCTGAATGAGGAAGAGTTTCcatctgaccagcagctctggaaccTTGAGAGGAACCCCATTCTAGAacaagaggagccagaacctccacagattaaagaggaggaggagcactgcatcaGTCTGGCAGTAGAGCAGCTTGTACTGAAGCAGGAGGATCAAGATAACCTTTTGTTGAATCCTACTTTCATGGAAAGTGACCACAGTGAACCAGAGACAAGTgaccaccagctcctctcccacTGCTCAGCTCAGAGCCAAGATCTCAAAGGAGACAAGCATGGAAACTCAAAATCAGTTAGTAATGCGGAGCAGGCATCAGAAAAGGGACATCATGTCATCACAAGAGCAAAAGGGAGGACAAGTCCCAGTAACCTTGCATGTAGCACTACCATGTCAAAGATTGTGCCGAATATCTGCAAGAGTAAAAAGGGTTTCCAGTGTGACACTTGTGGAAAAGTCTTTAAGTGGAAGTCAGGATTAAATGGACATTTGAAGCTGCACACAGATGAGAGGCCACATCTTTGCAGAACCTGCGGAAAAAGATTTAGTTACAAGTCAGCACTAAAAACACATGTTAGAGTCCACACAGGGGAGAATCTGCATTCTTGCAAATTGTGTGAAAAAAGTTTCACAACTAGCACAACGTTGAAGATCCACAagagaacgcacacgggcgagaaacctttctcttgcaaaacttgtgggagaagttttagtgAGAGAAATACCCTGAAAGGACAtgagagaacgcacacgggcgagaaacctttctcttgcaaaacttgtgggaaaaGTTTTAGCGAGAGAAGTACCCTGCAGAGGCACAAGAGAatacacacgggcgagaaacctttttcttgccaaacttgtgggagaagttttattcagagaaatcacctgcagagacacgagagaacgcacacgggcgagaaacctttttcttgcaaaacttgtggtaGAAGTTTTAGCCTGAAAAGAAACCTGCAGGtccacgagagaacgcacactGGCaagaaacctttttcttgcaaaacttgtgggaaaaGTTTTAAGCATTTAAATAACATGCAGGAACATGAGAGAatgcacacgggcgagaaacctttttcttgcaaaacttgtgggagaagttttattcAGAGATATCAGCTGCAGGtccacgagagaacgcacacgggcgagacaccttttacttgcaaaacttgtgagAAAAGGTTTAAATGGGGAAGTAGCTTGAAAGTCCACATGAGAAGCCATAAAGGTGAGGAGTCGTATCTCTGTACAACTTGTGGGGAAAGATTTTTTATCAAATCCCTTCTAACTAAACATTTGATCACCCACACATAG
- the LOC133002169 gene encoding zinc finger protein 567-like, giving the protein MSTTLSLRQFINERLHTAAEDIFGCFEATVAKYEDEIGRQRRLLDVTLKPVVKLQRIELPQQHVCIKEEFPADLLERNPSPDQEEPEPPQIQEQQEEHCIELPEQRFLIEDEFPSDQQLWNLERNPILDQEEPEPPQIKEEEEHCIGLEVEQLVLKQEDQDTLLLNPTLKESDHSEPEPSDHQLLSHSSAQSQHLKGGKHGNSKSVSNAEQASEKEHHVITRAKGRTSPSNLACSTTMSKIVPNICKSKKVFQCDTCGKVFKLKSGLNGHLKVHTDEKSYICRTCGKRFGYKSALKSHMRAHTGEKLHSCKLCEKSFTTSTKLKIHERTHTGEKPFTCKTCGRSFSQRISLQVHERTHTGERPFSCKTCGRSFSERNHLQRHERTHTGERPFSCKTCGKSFSERNTLQRHERTHTGERPFSCKTCGRSFIRRNHLQVHERTHTGERPFSCKTCGRSFSLRSTLQRHERTHTGEKPFSCKTCGRSFIRRNYLQIHERTHTGQKPL; this is encoded by the exons ATGTCAACAACCCTGAGTTTAAGACAGTTTATCAACGAgaggttacacactgctgctgaagacatATTTGGATGTTTTGAAGCGACTGTCGCAAAGTACGAGGATGAGATCGGTCGTCAGCGCAGACTGCTGGATGTAACTTTGAAACCTGTagtaaagctgcagagaatag agctcccacagcaacatgtctgtatcaaggaagagtttcctgctgacctgctggagaggaaccccagtccagaccaagaggagccagaacctccacagatacaggagcagcaggaggagcactgcatcg AGCTCCCAGAGCAACGTTTTCTTATTGAGGATGAGTTTCcatctgaccagcagctctggaaccTTGAGAGGAACCCCATtctggaccaagaggagccagaacctccacagattaaagaggaggaggagcactgcatcggtctgGAAGTAGAGCAGCTTGTACTGAAGCAGGAGGATCAAGATACCCTTTTGTTGAATCCTACTCTCAAGGAAAGTGACCACAGTGAACCAGAACCAAGTgaccaccagctcctctcccacagctcagctcagagccAACATCTCAAAGGAGGCAAGCATGGAAACTCAAAATCAGTTAGTAATGCAGAGCAGGCATCAGAAAAGGAACATCATGTCATCACAAGAGCAAAAGGGAGGACAAGTCCCAGTAACCTTGCATGTAGCACCACCATGTCAAAGATTGTGCCAAATATCTGCAAGAGTAAAAAGGTTTTCCAGTGTGACACTTGTGGAAAAGTCTTTAAGTTGAAGTCAGGATTAAATGGACATTTGAAGGTGCACACAGATGAGAAATCATATATTTGCAGAACCTGTGGAAAAAGATTTGGTTACAAGTCAGCACTAAAATCACATATGAGAGCCCACACAGGGGAGAAACTGCATTCTTGCAAATTGTGTGAAAAAAGTTTCACAACTAGCACAAAGTTGAAGAtccacgagagaacgcacacgggcgaaaaaccttttacttgtaaaacatgtgggagaagttttagtcAGAGGATTAGCCTTCAAGTCCATGAGAGAACCCACACGGGCGAGAGACCTTTCTcctgcaaaacttgtgggagaagttttagcgaGAGAAATCACCTgcagagacacgagagaacCCACACGGGTGAGAGACCTttctcttgcaaaacttgtgggaaaaGTTTTAGCGAGAGAAATACCCTgcagagacacgagagaacCCACACGGGTGAGAGACCTttctcttgcaaaacttgtgggagaagttttatcCGGAGAAATCACCTGCAggtccacgagagaacacacacgggcgagagacctttttcttgcaaaacttgtgggagaagttttagcctGAGAAGTACCCTgcagagacacgagagaacacacacgggcgagaaacctttctcttgcaaaacttgtgggagaagttttattcGGAGAAATTACCTGCAGAtccacgagagaacgcacacgggcCAGAAACCTTTGTAG
- the LOC133001492 gene encoding zinc finger protein 567-like, which translates to MEMSSLLSFRQYINERLHTAAEDIFGCFEAAVAKYDDEIGRQRRVLDVTLKPVVELQRKELPQRHVCIKEEFPADLLERNPSPDQEEPEPPQIKEQQEEHCIELPEQHFLIEDEFPSDQQLWNLERNPILDQEEPDPPQIKEEEEHCIGLEVEQLVLKQEDHDNLLLNPTFMESDHSEPEPSDHQLLSHSSAQSQDLNGHKHGNLKSVINAEQASEKGHHYITRAKESTSPSNLACSTTMSKIVPNIYKSKKVFQCDTCGKVFKWRSGFNGHLKVHTGEENHTCEKSFTTCTNLKIHERSHMVEKPFSCKTCGRSFNLRSNLHVHKRTHTGEKPFTCKTCRRSFTTRMNLQVHERTHTGEKPFSCKTCVRSFIQRHQLQVHETTHTGEKPFSCKTCGRSFTTKNVLKIHERTHTGERPFTCKTCGRSFTTSTNLQVHLRTHTGEKPFPCKTCGRSFTTRNVLKIHERTHTSETAFTCKTCETSFKCVRRLKVHMRSHKGEESYLCTTCGERFVIKSLLTKHLITHT; encoded by the exons ATGGAAATGTCTTCACTCCTGAGTTTCAGACAGTATATCAACGAgaggttacacactgctgctgaagacatATTTGGATGTTTTGAAGCGGCTGTCGCAAAGTACGACGATGAGATCGGTCGTCAGCGCAGAGTGCTGGATGTAACTTTGAAACCTGTAGtagagctgcagagaaaag agctcccacagcGACATGTCTGTATCAAggaagagtttcctgctgacctgctggagaggaaccccagtccagaccaagaggagccagaacctccacagattaaggagcagcaggaggagcactgcatcg AGCTCCCAGAGCAGCATTTTCTGATTGAGGATGAGTTTCcatctgaccagcagctctggaaccTTGAGAGGAACCCCATtctggaccaagaggagccagaccctccacagattaaagaggaggaggagcactgcatcggtctgGAAGTAGAGCAGCTTGTACTGAAGCAGGAGGATCATGATAACCTTTTGTTGAATCCTACTTTCATGGAAAGTGACCACAGTGAACCAGAACCAAGTgaccaccagctcctctcccacagctcagctcagagccAAGATCTCAACGGACACAAGCATGGAAACTTAAAATCAGTTATAAATGCAGAGCAGGCATCAGAAAAGGGACATCATTACAtcacaagagcaaaagaaagcaCAAGTCCCAGTAACCTTGCATGTAGCACTACCATGTCAAAGATTGTCCCGAATATCTACAAGAGTAAAAAGGTTTTTCAGTGTGACACTTGTGGAAAAGTCTTTAAGTGGAGGTCCGGATTCAATGGACATTTGAAGGTGCATACAGGGGAGGAAAACCATACTTGTGAAAAAAGTTTCACAACTTGCACAAATTTGAAGATCCATGAGAGATCACACATggttgagaaacctttttcttgcaaaacttgtgggagaagttttaatCTTAGAAGTAACCTGCATGTCCACAagagaacgcacacgggcgagaaaccttttacttgcaaaacttgtaGGAGAAGTTTTACAACTAGAATGAATCTGCAggtccacgagagaacacacacgggcgagaaacctttttcttgcaaaacatGTGTGAGAAGTTTTATTCAGAGACATCAGCTGCAGGTCCACGAGACAACGCACACGGGCgaaaaacctttttcttgcaaaacttgtgggagaagttttacaaCTAAAAATGTCCTAAAGATACACGAGAGAACTCACACTGGCGAGAgaccttttacttgcaaaacgtgtgggagaagttttacaaCTAGTACGAATCTGCAGGTCCACttgagaacacacacgggcgagaaaccttttccttgcaaaacttgtgggagaagttttacaaCTAGAAATGTCCTAAAGATACACGAGAGAACTCACACAAGCGAGACAgcttttacttgcaaaacttgtgagACAAGTTTTAAATGTGTAAGAAGGTTGAAAGTCCACATGAGAAGCCATAAAGGGGAGGAGTCGTATCTCTGTACAACTTGTGGGGAAAGATTTGTTATCAAATCACTtctaacaaaacatttgatcaCCCACACATAG
- the LOC133002168 gene encoding zinc finger protein 239-like, whose protein sequence is MVQEGDRELREQHVLIEDEFPSDQQLWNLERNPILDQEEPEPPQIKEEEELCIGLEVEQLVLKQEDQDNVLLNPTFMESDHSEPETSDHQLLSHSSAQSQDLNGHKHGNSKSVINAEQASEKGHHYITRAKESTSPSNLACSTTMSKIVQNICKSKKVFQCDTCGKVFKWKSGLNGHLKVHTDENPYLCKTFGKGFCYNSALKTHLSVHSGEKLLSCKFCKKSFTISTKLKIHERTHTGERPFSCKTCGRSFSERNHMQRHERTHTGEKPFSCKTCGRNFSERNTLQRHERTHTGEKPFSCKTCGRSFNQRCHLQRHERTHTGEKPFSCKTCGKSFTTRDVLKIHERTHTGEKLFSCKTCGKSYTRVCRLKVHMRSHKGEEL, encoded by the coding sequence AGCTCAGAGAGCAACATGTTCTTATTGAGGATGAGTTTCcatctgaccagcagctctggaaccTTGAGAGGAACCCCATtctggaccaagaggagccagaacctccacagattaaagaggaggaggagctctgcATCGGTCTGGAAGTAGAGCAGCTTGTACTGAAGCAGGAGGATCAAGATAACGTTTTGCTGAATCCTACTTTCATGGAAAGTGACCACAGTGAACCAGAGACAAGTgaccaccagctcctctcccacagctcagctcagagccAAGATCTCAACGGACACAAGCATGGAAACTCAAAATCAGTTATAAATGCAGAGCAGGCATCAGAAAAGGGACATCATTACAtcacaagagcaaaagaaagcaCAAGTCCCAGTAACCTTGCATGTAGCACTACCATGTCAAAGATTGTGCAGAATATCTGCAAGAGTAAAAAGGTTTTCCAGTGTGACACCTGTGGAAAAGTATTTAAGTGGAAGTCAGGATTAAATGGACATCTGAAGGTGCACACAGATGAGAACCCATATCTTTGCAAAACCTTTGGAAAAGGATTTTGTTACAATTCAGcactaaaaacacatttgagtgTCCACTCAGGGGAGAAACTGCTTTCTtgcaaattttgtaaaaaaaGTTTCACAATTAGCACAAAGTTGAAAatccacgagagaacacacacgggcgagagacctttttcttgcaaaacctgtgggagaagttttagcgaGAGAAATCACATgcagagacacgagagaacgcacacgggcgagaaacctttttcttgcaaaacttgtgggagaaatTTTAGCGAGAGAAATACCCTgcagagacacgagagaacgcacacgggcgagaaacctttttcttgcaaaacttgtgggagaagttttaatCAGAGATGTCACCTGCAGAGACACGAAagaacgcacacgggcgagaaacctttttcttgcaaaacgtGTGGGAAAAGTTTTACAACTAGAGATGTCCTAAAGATACACGAGAGAACTCACACGGGGGAGAAGCTTttctcttgcaaaacttgtgggaaaaGTTATACACGTGTATGTAGGTTGAAAGTCCACATGAGAAGCCACAAAGGTGAGGAGCTGTAA